The Brasilonema sennae CENA114 genome includes a region encoding these proteins:
- a CDS encoding HhoA/HhoB/HtrA family serine endopeptidase, with product MYKKPSDDSHNSLNHNTAGWRKTAFHLSLVLLGSGMTFAGGYLASHSQQVSENASNLAVSPANAALPIPPNSDGTSFVTKVVQRVGPAVVRIDSSRTVKTQLPEQFNDPFFRQFFGSALPQQQRRQERGTGSGFIIGADGRILTNAHVVDGADTVTVTLKDGRTYKGKVLGKDELTDVAVVKIQADKLPTVALGNSNQLQPGDWAIAIGNPLGLGNTVTTGIISATGRTSNQIGSPDRRVEYLQTDAAINPGNSGGPLINAQGQVIGMNTAIIQGAQGLGFAIPINTAQRISNQLIATGKVQHPYLGIQMVGLTPELKQNINSDPNSGLSVDQDHGVLVVKVMPNSPAARAGIRAGDVIQKLDGKAVTDATSVQNAVENSQVGANVSMELHRNGQNLNLAVRPGAFPIQAQ from the coding sequence ATGTATAAGAAACCCAGTGATGACAGTCACAATTCTTTAAACCATAATACTGCTGGTTGGAGAAAAACAGCTTTTCATTTATCGTTAGTTTTACTCGGCTCTGGGATGACGTTTGCGGGCGGCTACTTAGCATCTCACTCACAACAAGTAAGTGAAAATGCATCTAACCTTGCTGTGAGTCCAGCAAATGCTGCTCTGCCAATACCACCGAATTCAGACGGTACTAGCTTTGTTACAAAGGTTGTGCAAAGGGTAGGACCAGCTGTCGTGCGGATTGATTCTTCGCGAACAGTCAAAACCCAGTTACCAGAGCAATTTAACGATCCGTTTTTCCGTCAATTCTTTGGATCTGCACTACCACAGCAACAAAGAAGGCAGGAACGGGGGACTGGTTCAGGTTTTATAATTGGTGCTGACGGTCGGATTCTGACCAATGCTCACGTAGTGGATGGTGCAGACACAGTAACAGTAACGCTCAAGGATGGACGCACTTATAAAGGTAAAGTGCTGGGCAAAGATGAACTGACAGATGTGGCTGTTGTTAAAATTCAAGCAGATAAACTGCCAACGGTGGCATTGGGTAACTCAAACCAGCTACAACCCGGAGACTGGGCGATCGCTATTGGTAACCCCCTTGGTTTGGGTAACACCGTCACTACTGGAATCATTAGTGCAACAGGTCGCACTAGCAATCAGATTGGTTCTCCCGACAGAAGAGTAGAATATCTTCAAACAGACGCAGCAATTAACCCTGGTAACTCTGGCGGGCCTCTAATTAATGCCCAAGGGCAAGTTATAGGGATGAACACAGCCATCATCCAAGGAGCACAAGGACTGGGCTTTGCGATTCCTATCAATACAGCGCAACGAATTTCTAATCAACTGATAGCGACGGGCAAAGTACAACATCCTTATTTAGGAATTCAGATGGTAGGATTAACGCCCGAGTTGAAACAAAACATCAACTCTGACCCCAACAGCGGTTTGAGTGTTGATCAAGATCATGGCGTATTAGTTGTCAAAGTTATGCCCAACTCACCAGCAGCCAGAGCAGGGATACGTGCTGGTGATGTTATCCAAAAACTTGACGGTAAAGCAGTGACAGACGCAACCTCTGTTCAAAATGCAGTCGAAAATAGCCAAGTTGGAGCAAATGTAAGCATGGAATTGCATCGCAATGGGCAAAATCTCAATTTGGCTGTGCGTCCCGGTGCTTTTCCAATTCAAGCGCAATAA
- a CDS encoding transposase, with product MYPQDIRASLGVKMLRSIFEQFVQESPVSVMARGLMERVFAPERMDKLFETHAKVQHQQELLFSSQVDLMSLVVCGIQKSVHAAYKARATNLIVSTTALYKKLCGVELSVSQALVRETASDLRVLIEIMGGEQPNPLPGYRHKIVDGTCLAATDHRLDAIRLFAAKALPGKAIVVLDPLSKLVIDIILCQDGHANERSLFDNVLSGVQPNDVWTGDRNFCTAKFLWTIAQQKAFFVIRQHGSLGWTELSTLRALGQTDTGNLFEQCIEICYEGNRLKCRRVVLKLFVPTRDKEWEIAILTNLPLSHADAAKIAELYRNRWSLETLFQTVTENFNAEIQTLAYPKAALFSFSMALVTYNILATLKAALGSVHGIAKIDAGLSDFYLVDEIQGTYRGMMIAIPSQQWEIFRTYSLDQMGQLLQQLATGVNLKRFLKAIRSPKKKRQPLIVDHRHRHVSTARLLDIY from the coding sequence ATGTATCCTCAAGATATAAGGGCGAGTTTGGGTGTCAAGATGCTACGCTCCATTTTTGAACAATTTGTCCAAGAAAGTCCAGTAAGTGTAATGGCACGAGGATTAATGGAGCGTGTATTTGCCCCGGAACGGATGGATAAATTATTTGAAACTCACGCGAAAGTACAGCACCAGCAAGAATTACTATTTTCCAGCCAAGTAGATTTGATGAGTTTGGTGGTGTGTGGAATTCAAAAATCGGTTCATGCCGCCTATAAAGCCAGAGCAACAAACCTGATTGTGAGCACCACAGCACTATATAAAAAGCTCTGCGGTGTAGAACTGAGTGTGAGTCAAGCATTGGTAAGAGAAACAGCGAGCGATTTGCGAGTGCTAATTGAAATCATGGGTGGAGAACAGCCAAATCCACTACCAGGATATCGGCATAAAATTGTAGATGGGACTTGTTTGGCTGCTACAGACCATCGATTAGATGCAATTCGTTTATTTGCAGCTAAAGCTTTGCCAGGTAAAGCAATAGTTGTATTAGATCCACTATCAAAACTGGTAATAGATATTATTCTTTGTCAAGATGGTCATGCAAATGAGCGGAGTTTATTTGATAATGTGCTGTCTGGTGTACAACCAAACGATGTTTGGACTGGAGACCGGAATTTTTGCACAGCCAAGTTTCTGTGGACGATTGCACAGCAAAAAGCTTTCTTTGTGATTCGGCAACATGGGTCTTTAGGTTGGACAGAACTGAGCACCTTAAGAGCTTTGGGTCAAACCGATACAGGAAATCTTTTTGAGCAGTGCATCGAAATTTGTTACGAGGGAAATCGTTTAAAATGCCGACGAGTTGTGCTGAAGTTGTTTGTGCCAACACGAGACAAAGAATGGGAAATAGCGATTTTGACAAACTTACCCTTAAGCCACGCTGATGCGGCAAAAATAGCCGAGTTATATCGTAATCGTTGGAGTCTAGAAACCCTTTTTCAAACCGTAACTGAAAATTTTAACGCCGAAATTCAAACGTTAGCCTATCCTAAAGCTGCCCTGTTCTCGTTTTCGATGGCGTTAGTAACATACAACATTCTCGCCACTCTAAAAGCCGCCTTAGGAAGCGTACATGGCATCGCCAAAATTGATGCAGGTTTGTCTGATTTCTACTTAGTAGATGAAATTCAAGGCACATATCGCGGGATGATGATTGCTATTCCATCCCAGCAGTGGGAAATATTCAGGACATATTCTTTAGACCAAATGGGACAACTTTTACAACAGCTGGCGACTGGCGTGAATCTCAAACGTTTTCTCAAAGCCATAAGAAGTCCGAAGAAAAAACGCCAACCTTTAATTGTTGATCATAGACATCGTCATGTTTCGACTGCACGCCTTTTAGATATCTATTGA
- a CDS encoding HIT family protein, whose translation MKKQKNLFSHLTAIERIHLSVPAQFLLDKNLLQDKVKILDFGCGLGNDVKLLRKKGFDVTGYDPYYFPEYPHEKFDTIICFYVLNVLFPEEQADVLMRISNLLKPGGKAYYAVRRDLRREGFREHYIHKKPTYQCIVKLPFKSIYLDESCEIYEYMHYNLQANTSNNCNCIFCNPYKNLTILTESATAYAMFDGYPVSKGHVLVVPKRHVSNYFELPFKEQSACWFMVNRVQEILGKEFEPDGFNVGMNINRDAGQNMMHASIHIIPRYKGDTVGVKGGIRYVIPKRK comes from the coding sequence ATGAAAAAGCAAAAAAATCTATTCAGCCACCTTACAGCAATAGAAAGAATTCATCTATCAGTACCTGCACAGTTTTTGTTAGATAAGAATCTACTTCAAGATAAAGTCAAAATTCTAGATTTTGGCTGCGGCTTGGGCAATGATGTTAAATTATTGCGAAAAAAAGGATTTGATGTTACCGGTTATGATCCTTATTATTTTCCAGAATATCCTCATGAGAAATTTGACACAATAATTTGCTTTTATGTTTTAAATGTTTTATTTCCTGAAGAACAAGCGGATGTTCTCATGAGAATATCGAACCTATTGAAGCCTGGAGGAAAAGCATATTATGCAGTTAGAAGGGATTTAAGAAGAGAAGGCTTTCGAGAACATTATATCCACAAAAAACCTACATATCAGTGCATTGTCAAACTTCCTTTTAAATCCATCTACTTAGATGAGTCTTGCGAGATATATGAGTATATGCATTATAACTTACAAGCAAACACATCTAATAATTGTAATTGTATATTTTGTAATCCTTATAAAAATTTAACTATTCTAACCGAATCAGCAACTGCTTATGCTATGTTTGATGGCTATCCCGTGAGTAAAGGTCATGTTCTGGTTGTTCCAAAACGTCACGTGAGTAATTATTTTGAGCTACCGTTTAAAGAGCAATCTGCTTGTTGGTTTATGGTTAACAGAGTGCAAGAAATTCTCGGCAAAGAATTTGAACCGGATGGTTTCAATGTGGGAATGAACATCAATCGAGATGCAGGTCAAAATATGATGCACGCCAGTATTCATATTATCCCTCGTTACAAGGGTGATACTGTTGGTGTTAAAGGTGGGATAAGATATGTGATTCCTAAAAGAAAATAG
- a CDS encoding threonine dehydratase, with amino-acid sequence MSSLKQVFQNFFLRIGGFFSVVFGSISNFIGKIFGVFGKLFGVSDAGYFLEADQIQGIKRETTQQSIKTEPSKASETPATSNPRPNPQMDYYRKMAQDMKKK; translated from the coding sequence ATGTCTAGTTTAAAACAAGTTTTTCAAAATTTTTTTCTTCGCATTGGAGGCTTTTTCTCTGTTGTTTTTGGAAGTATCTCTAATTTTATCGGAAAGATCTTTGGTGTCTTCGGTAAGCTTTTTGGGGTTTCCGATGCTGGATATTTTCTAGAAGCTGACCAAATACAGGGTATAAAACGAGAAACAACACAACAATCAATTAAAACTGAGCCTTCAAAAGCCAGTGAAACTCCAGCGACTTCTAATCCTCGTCCCAATCCTCAAATGGACTACTACCGAAAAATGGCTCAGGATATGAAAAAGAAGTAA
- a CDS encoding VOC family protein — MFKGIQAIFFFVDDVVAAATWYSKLLNAPLKYFHTDNEIRGALIEVGSIDMFFHVADEKMRPGNAGQVAYWRVNDFYQAVDHAQKHGAKLYRGPLTIEENQAICQMWDPFGNLFGMQGLILV, encoded by the coding sequence ATGTTTAAGGGTATTCAAGCCATCTTTTTTTTTGTAGATGACGTTGTTGCAGCAGCAACTTGGTATAGTAAACTTCTAAATGCACCACTTAAGTATTTTCACACTGATAACGAAATACGAGGAGCGCTCATAGAAGTCGGTAGCATAGATATGTTTTTTCATGTCGCAGATGAAAAAATGCGTCCTGGAAACGCCGGACAAGTAGCATACTGGCGTGTAAACGACTTTTATCAAGCAGTAGATCATGCTCAAAAGCACGGGGCTAAACTTTATCGAGGTCCGTTGACAATTGAGGAGAACCAAGCTATTTGTCAGATGTGGGATCCGTTTGGCAATCTTTTTGGTATGCAAGGTTTGATATTGGTGTAA
- a CDS encoding Lin0512 family protein — translation MARKRLIIEMGMGVDQHGQEPTVAAARAVRNAIAHNALPGVWEVAGLNDPNEMIVEVKVAVPYPEQVREDEVLAVLPFGRKTLTVESGGMVVQGKAIPALNDKNDEMLIAVAAVTVLIENDN, via the coding sequence GTGGCACGCAAACGCTTAATTATTGAAATGGGGATGGGAGTGGATCAGCATGGACAGGAACCCACAGTTGCAGCAGCTAGGGCTGTGAGAAATGCGATCGCACACAATGCTTTACCCGGTGTTTGGGAAGTTGCCGGTTTGAATGATCCAAATGAGATGATAGTTGAGGTCAAGGTAGCTGTCCCTTACCCAGAACAAGTACGAGAAGACGAGGTTTTGGCTGTATTGCCTTTCGGTCGCAAAACTCTCACAGTTGAGTCTGGTGGAATGGTCGTTCAGGGTAAAGCAATTCCAGCGCTGAATGATAAAAATGACGAAATGTTGATAGCTGTGGCTGCAGTTACAGTTCTGATTGAAAATGATAACTGA
- a CDS encoding metallophosphoesterase family protein → MSHDSLYHIRTRTVITSISERPIHQIPFITHSPNGTGIVHRVLPVLLAKVDSLPDGLEAIIATSDLQGVDPVNYRLLGHLVSEELEKLAELGKIPSPQRTGVILAGDLYAKIDKRGGVGDVREVWQAFSRRFRWVAGVGGNHDNIGKTPQEIQAFQNGQGIHYLDGDLTCLDGIRIAGISGIIGKKTKPLRRPEEDFRELIHELLDESPDILILHEGPNDAEAKLIGNQSIRTELTTGSNLLVICGHSHWRVPMTTMPKGVQVLNVDTRVVVMTKMKS, encoded by the coding sequence ATGTCCCATGATTCTTTGTACCATATCCGAACAAGAACTGTCATAACTTCTATTTCTGAGCGACCCATTCACCAAATACCATTTATTACCCATTCACCCAATGGTACTGGTATAGTTCACAGAGTTCTGCCTGTTTTGTTAGCAAAAGTTGACTCACTACCAGATGGCTTAGAAGCGATCATTGCCACAAGCGATCTACAGGGAGTTGACCCAGTCAATTACCGCCTTCTGGGTCATCTTGTCAGTGAAGAACTAGAAAAGTTGGCAGAGTTAGGAAAAATTCCATCTCCACAAAGAACGGGCGTTATTTTAGCCGGAGACCTTTACGCAAAAATAGATAAGCGTGGTGGTGTAGGAGATGTTCGTGAAGTTTGGCAAGCTTTTAGTCGTCGTTTTCGTTGGGTTGCTGGGGTAGGAGGAAACCACGACAATATTGGCAAAACTCCACAAGAAATCCAAGCATTTCAAAATGGGCAAGGTATACATTATTTAGATGGCGACCTCACTTGTCTAGATGGAATTCGCATTGCTGGAATTTCAGGGATTATTGGTAAAAAAACTAAGCCTTTGCGTCGTCCTGAAGAAGATTTTCGAGAACTTATACACGAACTTCTTGACGAGTCACCAGACATTTTAATTCTGCACGAAGGCCCCAACGATGCAGAAGCCAAATTGATAGGGAATCAGTCAATTCGTACTGAACTAACTACAGGAAGTAATTTATTAGTTATTTGTGGTCATTCGCACTGGAGAGTGCCAATGACAACTATGCCTAAAGGAGTGCAAGTGCTAAATGTAGACACTCGGGTTGTTGTCATGACAAAGATGAAGTCCTAG
- a CDS encoding flavin monoamine oxidase family protein, with the protein MSSHVEVAIVGAGISGLSAAWELHNLGIESLLVLEANSRVGGRTLNHPLVSGGYVEQGGTWAGPTQTALLNLAQEMGVYIKKGKLEGQTLYGFRQKWTMLDASPTSESDIAQKDFAQAMTTFEALCRTVPLETPWQAPNANILDSMTMGAWIEQNTTTDEARAWFEGCVRQILSGDPNKVSLLWMLHFVHTAGFNDLLETAEDFSFVGGTQQICLNIVERLGERVLLNACVTEISGYDHSLVQLICESGVVYAQQVIVAMMPKTVARIQFHPPLPPIHRQLITQWETMSWIKFHAIYEKPWWQGQIISGHFLSIDSKIEVIDISPEDATRGVIVGLLAPDYATLPESKRQELCLAFLGETFGQAAQQPLEWVEFDWNNQPWTSGCISALPPGLLTSAGSALNSPVGRIHWAGTERSSIWANYIEGAIRAGQNAARDVAGKLRSVSTT; encoded by the coding sequence ATGAGTTCTCACGTAGAAGTTGCTATTGTGGGTGCAGGCATTTCTGGTCTGAGTGCAGCCTGGGAATTGCACAACTTAGGTATCGAATCGCTGCTTGTACTGGAAGCCAATTCACGAGTAGGAGGACGAACTCTCAATCATCCGCTGGTGTCAGGGGGTTACGTTGAACAAGGTGGGACTTGGGCTGGTCCTACCCAAACAGCGTTGCTGAATCTGGCACAAGAAATGGGAGTTTATATCAAGAAAGGAAAGCTTGAAGGTCAGACATTGTATGGTTTCCGTCAAAAATGGACTATGCTAGATGCATCTCCAACGTCTGAATCGGACATAGCTCAAAAAGATTTCGCTCAGGCGATGACAACATTTGAGGCTTTGTGCCGTACTGTTCCACTAGAAACCCCTTGGCAAGCTCCTAATGCAAACATATTAGACTCTATGACAATGGGGGCTTGGATTGAGCAGAACACAACGACTGATGAAGCACGGGCTTGGTTCGAGGGGTGTGTGCGGCAAATCCTCAGTGGCGATCCAAACAAAGTTTCGCTATTATGGATGCTTCATTTTGTCCATACAGCAGGATTCAATGATTTGTTAGAGACTGCTGAGGATTTTTCCTTTGTAGGCGGAACACAACAGATTTGCTTAAATATTGTAGAACGCTTAGGGGAACGGGTCTTACTCAATGCTTGTGTGACTGAAATATCGGGTTATGATCACTCCCTAGTTCAACTTATTTGTGAAAGTGGGGTTGTGTATGCTCAACAAGTAATTGTGGCGATGATGCCCAAGACTGTTGCTCGTATCCAATTTCACCCCCCTCTTCCCCCAATTCACCGTCAATTGATTACACAGTGGGAGACGATGAGTTGGATTAAATTTCATGCTATCTATGAAAAACCTTGGTGGCAAGGTCAAATAATCAGTGGTCACTTTCTCAGTATCGATAGCAAAATTGAGGTGATTGATATCTCGCCGGAAGATGCAACTAGAGGTGTGATTGTTGGATTGTTAGCTCCCGATTACGCAACGTTACCTGAGTCAAAACGCCAAGAGTTATGCCTTGCATTTCTGGGAGAAACTTTTGGACAAGCAGCACAACAACCATTAGAGTGGGTGGAATTTGATTGGAATAATCAACCTTGGACAAGTGGATGCATTTCAGCATTACCACCTGGTTTACTCACTAGCGCTGGTTCTGCTCTCAATAGTCCAGTCGGTCGGATTCATTGGGCTGGTACGGAACGCTCTAGTATTTGGGCTAACTACATTGAAGGTGCTATTCGCGCTGGACAAAACGCTGCTCGTGATGTTGCAGGTAAGCTGAGGTCGGTCTCTACAACCTAG
- a CDS encoding DHA2 family efflux MFS transporter permease subunit, whose translation MPDLQAKPQTKTASQRWLVMLGVGLGVFMSTLDVGIINVALPTLVQYFQSSFPEAQWAVLGYQLISSSLVLGATRLGDIWGKKYLYLGGLIVFTLSSLLCGVASSIHWLIAFRALQGLGGVFISGLGLAIITEVFPSSQRGRAVGIIGSVVSLGIALGPSVGGLLLGWFDWRILFLINVPLGVVASLLVMWVVPTTERKQEKQRFDLLGALLALVTLSSFALGMTFGQSEGFTSGRALWLLLVGAIALVSFLAVEARLEEPLIKLDMFSNPRLSVGLLNGTLVFIVLTGGLLITPFFLGQVKHYPTSKVGLLLAVSPVVSGLIAPLAGTLSDKFGSRSIGLIGLGVMIGGCLAISTLNAQTTEQDYILRYFIFGTGLGLFRSPNDSTVMGSVPRERLGIASGLLSLSRTLGVNVGVCVIGTVFGALIANLAPGTDVAVAPPEAVVAGFAGSYRFAALILCGSAVMTAIVKT comes from the coding sequence GTGCCAGACTTGCAAGCAAAACCCCAGACGAAAACTGCCTCCCAAAGATGGTTGGTAATGCTCGGTGTCGGTCTTGGGGTGTTCATGTCCACTCTCGACGTAGGCATTATTAACGTGGCTTTGCCTACCTTAGTTCAGTATTTTCAAAGCAGTTTTCCTGAGGCGCAGTGGGCGGTGTTAGGCTACCAACTCATCAGTTCCAGCTTAGTCTTGGGAGCGACTCGCCTAGGAGATATATGGGGTAAAAAATATCTCTACTTGGGGGGACTTATTGTGTTTACCTTGAGTTCTCTGTTGTGTGGAGTTGCATCTAGCATTCACTGGTTGATTGCTTTTCGAGCACTTCAGGGACTTGGTGGTGTGTTTATCTCTGGACTTGGTTTAGCAATCATTACAGAAGTTTTTCCTTCTTCACAGCGGGGACGAGCTGTTGGGATTATCGGTAGTGTCGTTTCCCTTGGTATCGCCCTTGGTCCTTCAGTAGGCGGACTGCTTCTGGGGTGGTTTGACTGGCGTATTCTATTCTTAATTAATGTTCCACTGGGCGTAGTAGCTAGTTTGCTTGTGATGTGGGTGGTACCTACAACTGAGCGCAAACAGGAAAAACAACGCTTCGACTTGCTCGGTGCTTTGTTAGCGCTGGTGACACTCAGCAGTTTTGCCCTGGGTATGACTTTTGGGCAAAGCGAGGGCTTTACAAGTGGTCGTGCATTGTGGTTACTATTGGTTGGGGCGATCGCACTAGTCAGTTTTCTAGCAGTTGAAGCTCGTTTGGAGGAACCACTGATAAAGTTGGATATGTTTAGCAATCCTCGCCTGAGTGTGGGTTTGCTAAACGGCACTTTAGTATTCATTGTCCTGACTGGTGGACTGCTGATAACCCCATTCTTTCTAGGGCAAGTCAAGCACTATCCAACCTCAAAAGTGGGGTTATTGCTGGCGGTGTCGCCTGTTGTCAGTGGGTTGATTGCCCCACTAGCAGGTACACTCTCAGATAAATTTGGTTCTCGCTCAATTGGCTTAATTGGGTTAGGAGTGATGATTGGTGGCTGTCTGGCTATTAGTACCTTAAATGCTCAAACTACTGAACAAGACTATATACTGCGCTACTTTATCTTTGGCACTGGGTTAGGTTTGTTCCGCTCGCCTAATGATAGTACTGTCATGGGATCAGTACCTCGGGAGCGTTTGGGAATTGCGTCTGGGTTACTGTCTTTATCCCGTACTTTGGGGGTTAACGTAGGAGTCTGTGTCATAGGGACTGTTTTTGGAGCATTGATTGCAAATTTGGCTCCAGGTACAGATGTCGCTGTAGCTCCACCTGAGGCAGTTGTTGCGGGCTTTGCTGGAAGCTATCGTTTCGCGGCGCTAATTCTTTGTGGCTCAGCAGTTATGACGGCTATAGTCAAAACTTAA